One window of Pseudomonas sp. ML2-2023-3 genomic DNA carries:
- the glp gene encoding gephyrin-like molybdotransferase Glp: protein MTPVGKPGRTGELMPVEVALARLLALAEAAPIRDTESVLLAASEGRVLAHDLISSLDLPPWPNSAMDGYALNVADWSGEPLTVSQRIFAGAAPEPLAPGTCARIFTGAPMPAGADCVEMQENAQVQADGRVVFTHALRTGQNIRPQGQETTVGEVVLPAGTRLGPIEQGLAASLGCAALDVIRRVKVAVLSTGDELIEPGQPLGPGQIYNSNRVLLCSWLTRLGCEVVDGGILPDDLPATRQRLGELGAVDLILSTGGVSVGEADFLGIALREEGELALWKLAIKPGKPLTCGHFRGVPVIGLPGNPASTLVTFALLARPYLLRLQGVQAVEPLKFQVPAGFVWPKPGNRREYLRARLEQGRAVIYKNQSSGVLRSAAWAEGLVEVLEERTLVEGDWVGFIPLSEVLG from the coding sequence GTGACACCCGTGGGTAAGCCGGGTCGTACGGGCGAGCTGATGCCTGTCGAAGTGGCGTTGGCGCGCCTGCTGGCGCTGGCAGAAGCTGCGCCGATCCGCGACACCGAGTCGGTTCTTCTGGCTGCGAGCGAAGGCCGGGTGCTGGCCCATGACCTGATCTCAAGCCTTGACCTGCCGCCGTGGCCCAACAGCGCCATGGACGGGTATGCCCTGAATGTGGCGGATTGGTCGGGCGAGCCGCTAACGGTCAGCCAGCGTATTTTTGCCGGTGCGGCCCCCGAACCACTGGCTCCTGGGACCTGTGCACGGATCTTTACCGGCGCACCGATGCCAGCGGGTGCGGACTGCGTCGAGATGCAGGAAAACGCCCAGGTCCAGGCCGACGGTCGAGTGGTTTTTACCCATGCCTTGCGTACAGGTCAGAACATTCGTCCTCAGGGGCAGGAAACCACCGTTGGTGAGGTCGTCCTGCCTGCAGGCACGCGCTTGGGGCCGATTGAGCAGGGCCTGGCAGCGTCCTTGGGATGCGCAGCACTGGACGTGATTCGTCGGGTCAAAGTCGCGGTGTTGTCCACGGGCGATGAGTTGATCGAACCGGGCCAGCCGTTGGGGCCGGGGCAAATCTACAACAGCAACCGCGTGTTGCTGTGCAGCTGGCTCACGCGACTGGGCTGCGAAGTGGTCGATGGGGGTATTTTGCCTGATGACTTGCCTGCAACCCGTCAGCGCCTGGGTGAGTTGGGGGCGGTCGACCTGATTCTTTCCACGGGCGGAGTGTCGGTGGGCGAGGCGGACTTTTTAGGTATTGCGCTTCGCGAAGAGGGCGAGCTGGCCTTGTGGAAGCTGGCAATCAAACCGGGCAAACCCCTGACCTGCGGACATTTTCGCGGTGTGCCGGTGATCGGCTTGCCGGGCAATCCTGCGTCGACTCTGGTGACGTTCGCGCTGCTGGCACGGCCGTACCTGTTGCGCCTTCAGGGCGTGCAAGCCGTCGAACCACTGAAATTCCAGGTGCCTGCCGGGTTCGTCTGGCCCAAGCCGGGCAATCGCCGCGAATACTTGCGCGCACGGTTGGAGCAGGGGCGTGCGGTGATCTACAAAAACCAGAGTTCGGGGGTTTTGCGCAGCGCAGCATGGGCCGAGGGCCTGGTGGAAGTCCTTGAGGAACGTACCCTGGTTGAAGGCGACTGGGTGGGGTTTATCCCGTTGAGTGAAGTGCTGGGGTAA
- a CDS encoding mannose-1-phosphate guanylyltransferase/mannose-6-phosphate isomerase yields the protein MSTLVPCIIAGGAGTRLWPVSREAMPKPFMCLPDGESLLQKTFNRAIGLRDVDRLLTVTNRDVFFRTLDDYRPLNNAGLELDFILEPFGRNTAPAIAAAALHVARRYGEDAQLLVLPADHLITDIAAFSQAVDRARQLADQGWLVTFGILPTRAETGFGYIEKGQKLGSDGYKVERFVEKPEAQAAQDYLEGGLHLWNSGMFCLRVDSVLREFKTHAPHVLAAVINCLEHSQVFQGKQQRHLELDSQSFALVPDISIDHALMEHSQKVAVVPCQLGWSDIGSWEAVRELSRADANGNQCNGENVLHDVHNCYIDSPKRLVGGVGLNDLIIIDTPDALLVADARRSQDVRHIAQALKLQGHDAYRLHRTVTRPWGTYTVLEEGPGFKIKRIVVKPQAALSLQVHQQRSEHWIVVSGTAQVTNGDLDFVLGINESTLINPGSPHRLSNAGEHDLVMIEVQSGAYVGEDDIVRLTDIYGRAPLAE from the coding sequence ATGAGCACACTCGTTCCCTGCATCATCGCCGGTGGCGCTGGCACCCGGCTGTGGCCGGTGTCACGAGAGGCCATGCCAAAGCCCTTCATGTGCTTGCCGGATGGCGAGAGCTTGCTGCAGAAGACCTTCAATCGCGCAATCGGACTGCGCGACGTGGACCGGTTGCTGACCGTCACCAACCGGGACGTGTTTTTCCGCACCCTCGACGATTATCGTCCACTGAACAACGCAGGCCTGGAGCTGGACTTTATCCTCGAGCCCTTTGGCCGCAACACCGCCCCGGCCATCGCTGCTGCCGCGCTGCACGTTGCCCGGCGTTACGGCGAAGACGCCCAACTGCTGGTGCTGCCCGCCGACCACCTGATTACCGATATTGCCGCCTTCAGCCAGGCGGTAGACCGCGCCCGGCAACTGGCCGACCAGGGCTGGCTGGTGACCTTCGGCATTTTGCCAACCCGGGCTGAAACCGGCTTTGGCTATATCGAAAAAGGCCAGAAGCTGGGCAGCGACGGCTACAAAGTCGAGCGGTTTGTTGAAAAGCCTGAAGCACAGGCGGCCCAGGACTACCTCGAGGGCGGGCTGCATCTATGGAACAGCGGCATGTTTTGCTTGCGCGTCGACAGTGTGCTGCGCGAATTCAAGACTCACGCCCCCCATGTTCTGGCTGCAGTGATCAACTGCCTCGAGCACAGCCAGGTGTTCCAGGGTAAACAGCAGCGCCATCTGGAACTGGATAGCCAGAGCTTTGCCCTGGTGCCCGATATATCCATCGACCACGCACTGATGGAGCACTCGCAAAAAGTCGCCGTAGTGCCCTGCCAGTTGGGCTGGAGCGATATCGGCTCATGGGAGGCGGTACGTGAATTGAGCCGGGCAGATGCCAATGGCAACCAGTGCAATGGCGAAAACGTGCTGCACGATGTACACAACTGCTACATCGATTCGCCCAAGCGCCTGGTGGGCGGGGTCGGTCTCAATGACCTGATCATTATCGACACGCCGGATGCCCTGCTCGTCGCCGATGCCAGGCGCAGCCAGGACGTCAGGCATATCGCCCAGGCGCTCAAGCTTCAGGGCCACGATGCTTATCGTCTGCACCGCACAGTGACCCGCCCATGGGGCACTTACACCGTGCTGGAGGAAGGGCCGGGGTTCAAGATCAAGCGCATCGTGGTCAAGCCTCAGGCCGCACTGTCATTGCAAGTCCATCAACAACGCAGCGAACACTGGATCGTGGTCAGCGGCACGGCGCAGGTGACTAATGGCGACCTTGATTTCGTCCTCGGCATCAACGAGTCCACCCTGATCAACCCCGGCAGCCCTCATCGACTGAGCAACGCAGGAGAACATGATCTGGTGATGATCGAAGTGCAAAGCGGCGCGTATGTGGGCGAAGACGATATCGTGCGCCTGACTGATATTTATGGGCGAGCGCCCCTCGCTGAATGA
- the yegS gene encoding lipid kinase YegS gives MSAGKAFLILHGKQALNEEVRAAVEQQRAAGWELAVRLTWEAGDAQRLVHEALDAGYTHLIAGGGDGTLRDICEAMALADTEASLVPLPLGTANDFARAAGVSLEPSEALALLNVPARAVDLGEVGGQLFLNMATGGFGSQVTANTSEDLKKVLGGAAYLFTGLTRFSELHAAYAELQGPDFHWKGELLALGIGNGRQAGGGQMLCPDALADDGMLDISILPAPQEIVGTLKSLMAEGWGLDNLFVRARLPWVEIKAAEGLSMNLDGEPLEGDAMRFTVRKGALKVHLPEGSPLLGSE, from the coding sequence ATGAGTGCAGGTAAGGCGTTTTTGATTCTGCATGGCAAGCAAGCGCTCAATGAAGAGGTGCGGGCGGCCGTTGAGCAGCAGCGTGCGGCCGGGTGGGAATTGGCGGTACGCCTGACATGGGAAGCCGGGGATGCCCAGCGTTTGGTGCACGAGGCGCTGGATGCGGGTTATACCCATCTGATTGCGGGCGGTGGCGATGGCACATTGCGTGATATTTGTGAGGCCATGGCGCTGGCCGATACCGAGGCCAGTCTGGTGCCGTTGCCTTTAGGCACGGCCAATGATTTTGCGCGGGCGGCGGGCGTGTCGCTTGAGCCGAGCGAAGCCCTGGCCTTGCTCAATGTGCCAGCCCGGGCCGTTGATCTGGGCGAAGTGGGTGGTCAATTGTTTTTGAACATGGCCACGGGGGGCTTTGGCAGTCAGGTGACGGCCAACACCTCGGAGGATCTGAAAAAGGTACTGGGCGGCGCGGCCTATCTGTTTACCGGGCTGACGCGCTTCAGTGAGCTGCATGCCGCCTACGCCGAGTTGCAGGGGCCGGACTTTCACTGGAAAGGCGAGCTGCTGGCGCTTGGGATTGGCAACGGTCGCCAGGCGGGAGGCGGGCAAATGCTGTGCCCTGATGCCCTGGCCGATGATGGCATGCTGGATATCAGTATTTTGCCTGCCCCCCAGGAAATCGTAGGCACCCTGAAAAGCCTGATGGCTGAGGGTTGGGGGCTGGATAACCTGTTTGTCCGGGCGCGTTTGCCCTGGGTTGAAATCAAGGCTGCCGAAGGCCTCTCGATGAATCTCGATGGCGAGCCGCTGGAAGGTGATGCCATGCGCTTTACCGTGCGCAAGGGTGCATTGAAGGTTCACTTGCCCGAGGGCTCGCCTTTGCTGGGCAGTGAGTGA
- a CDS encoding chemotaxis protein CheW — MAGILDTVDQRTQLVGANRLELLMFRLAGRQLFAINVFKVQEVLQLPKLTLMPHRHPHVCGVVNLRGKTLPVIDLSRAIGMRALVPGPDSTIIVTEYNRSVQAFLVGGVDRIVNMNWEAILPPPASAGRSHYLTAISKVEEQLVEIIDVEKVLAEIVPYNAKVSREKLADPIFEQVRGREVLLVDDSSVALAQLRETLSQLGIKMHIASDGLKALNMLKGWADTGQVMTDKLLMIFTDAEMPEMDGYRLTTEIRNDPRLRDLYVVLHTSLSGSFNESMVKKVGCDNFLSKFQPDKLVDVVRQRLILDQVPA; from the coding sequence ATGGCCGGCATTCTCGATACGGTAGACCAGCGCACTCAGTTGGTGGGTGCGAACCGGCTGGAGCTTCTTATGTTTCGTCTGGCCGGTCGGCAGTTGTTCGCGATCAACGTGTTCAAGGTGCAAGAAGTCCTGCAGCTACCCAAACTGACGCTCATGCCACATCGCCATCCCCATGTGTGTGGCGTGGTCAACCTGCGCGGCAAGACCCTTCCGGTGATCGACCTGTCCCGGGCGATTGGCATGCGTGCCCTGGTGCCCGGCCCGGACAGCACCATTATCGTGACCGAGTACAACCGCTCGGTGCAGGCGTTTTTGGTGGGCGGGGTTGATCGCATCGTCAACATGAACTGGGAGGCCATTCTGCCGCCGCCCGCCAGTGCCGGGCGCAGCCATTATCTGACCGCCATCAGCAAGGTCGAGGAACAACTGGTCGAGATCATCGACGTGGAAAAGGTCCTGGCCGAAATTGTGCCTTACAACGCCAAAGTCTCACGGGAGAAGCTGGCCGATCCCATCTTCGAACAGGTACGCGGACGAGAAGTGCTGCTGGTCGACGATTCCAGTGTCGCCTTGGCCCAGCTGCGCGAAACGCTTTCGCAGTTGGGGATCAAGATGCACATCGCCAGCGATGGCCTCAAGGCCCTGAACATGCTCAAGGGCTGGGCCGACACCGGCCAGGTCATGACTGACAAGTTGCTGATGATTTTCACCGATGCCGAAATGCCGGAAATGGACGGTTACCGTCTGACCACCGAGATCCGAAACGACCCGCGTTTGCGAGATTTGTATGTGGTGCTGCACACCTCTCTGTCAGGCAGCTTCAATGAGTCGATGGTGAAAAAGGTGGGTTGCGACAACTTCCTGTCCAAATTTCAGCCGGACAAACTGGTGGATGTTGTCCGCCAGCGCTTGATACTGGATCAAGTCCCTGCGTGA
- a CDS encoding MOSC domain-containing protein, which produces MLRLSALYRFPLKSGKGESLPQARLDKLGLVGDRRWMLVDQASGRFLTQRADPKMSQLSALWNASGGLTLNARGFEALDVAVPDVDTGLRGVTIWRDTLRVPDAGDAAADWLSRFIEKPVRLVHVPLERARTTEAGYGRDDDKVAFADGYPLLLIGQASLDDISHKVGRPLDMLRFRPNLVIEGSEAFAEDGWKRIRIGDVEFRLVKSCSRCILTTIDPHTGVRDEQREPLATLMTYRKQEDGIMFGQNLVNDGSGVLEVGMPVTVLE; this is translated from the coding sequence ATGCTGCGTCTAAGCGCGCTTTATCGTTTTCCACTTAAGTCCGGCAAGGGCGAAAGCCTGCCTCAGGCCCGGCTGGACAAGCTGGGGCTGGTCGGTGATCGGCGCTGGATGCTGGTGGATCAAGCCAGCGGGCGTTTTCTTACCCAGCGCGCCGACCCCAAAATGAGCCAGCTTTCGGCACTCTGGAACGCTTCGGGTGGCTTGACCCTGAACGCGCGGGGCTTTGAAGCACTGGACGTGGCGGTGCCGGATGTCGACACCGGCCTGCGTGGCGTCACCATCTGGCGTGACACCTTGCGGGTGCCGGATGCGGGTGATGCCGCCGCCGATTGGTTAAGCCGCTTTATCGAAAAACCAGTGCGCCTGGTGCATGTACCACTGGAGCGTGCACGTACCACTGAGGCCGGCTATGGCCGTGATGATGACAAGGTCGCGTTTGCAGATGGCTACCCGCTCTTGCTGATTGGTCAGGCGTCGCTGGATGACATTTCACACAAGGTGGGACGCCCTCTGGATATGCTGCGTTTTCGGCCCAATCTGGTGATCGAAGGCAGCGAAGCCTTTGCCGAAGACGGCTGGAAGCGCATTCGCATTGGTGATGTCGAGTTTCGCCTGGTCAAGTCCTGCTCGCGCTGCATCCTGACCACCATCGACCCGCACACCGGTGTGCGTGATGAGCAGCGTGAACCGTTGGCGACCCTGATGACTTATCGCAAGCAGGAAGACGGCATCATGTTCGGTCAGAACCTGGTGAATGATGGCAGTGGCGTGCTGGAAGTCGGGATGCCGGTGACGGTGCTGGAATAA
- a CDS encoding transglycosylase SLT domain-containing protein, which produces MRSRLFNFLSCLLLTSCAVQAAHGADLTQQRQLYDQAKRALAKGDSGPYFQSAAALRSYPLTPYLAYDELTARLKSANNTEIEQFLAEHGDLPQANWMKLRWLRWLADRGDWATFAKYYDPKLNFTELDCLNGQYELQHNRKTEGYANAEKLWLVGKAQPAACDALFSQWAADGQLTEQKRWQRVKLAAEARNYALATQLANGLNTLGPQARLMIDVAQKPDMLSQPSRFAPASEAMSDAVGLGLRRLARQDPEKAASLLDTYATNMHFSRDEKVAIAREIGLTFARRYDSRGLDIMTKYDPELRDNTVTEWRLRLLLRLGRWEDAYQLTRKLPQDLATTSRWRYWQARSLELAEPKNPQAQVLFKKVANERDFYGFLAADRAQTPYQLNNRPLMLSPQLVKKVRNTPGVQRALEFHDRGQIVDGRREWYYVSRLFSRDEMVAQARLAYDLKWYFPAIRTISQAQYWDDLDIRFPMAHRDTLVREAKLRGLHSSWVFAITRQESAFMDDARSGVGASGLMQLMPATAKETARKFNIPLASPQQVLNPDKNIQLGAAYLSQVHGQFNGNRVLASAAYNAGPGRVRQWLKGANHLGFDVWIESIPFDETRQYVQNVLSYSVIYGQKLNAPQPVVDWHERYFDDQ; this is translated from the coding sequence ATGCGCAGTCGTCTCTTCAATTTTTTATCCTGCCTGCTTCTCACCAGCTGTGCCGTGCAAGCCGCCCATGGCGCAGACCTGACTCAACAACGCCAACTTTACGACCAGGCCAAGCGTGCCTTGGCCAAGGGTGACTCCGGCCCTTACTTTCAAAGTGCCGCGGCCCTGCGCAGCTACCCGCTGACGCCTTATCTTGCCTATGACGAACTGACCGCCCGCCTGAAGTCAGCCAACAACACGGAAATTGAGCAGTTTTTGGCCGAGCACGGCGACCTGCCTCAAGCCAACTGGATGAAACTGCGCTGGTTGCGCTGGCTCGCAGACCGTGGCGACTGGGCAACCTTCGCCAAGTACTACGACCCAAAACTCAACTTCACCGAACTGGACTGCCTCAACGGTCAATATGAGCTGCAGCACAACCGCAAGACCGAAGGCTATGCCAACGCCGAAAAACTGTGGCTGGTCGGTAAAGCGCAGCCAGCCGCATGCGATGCACTGTTCAGCCAATGGGCCGCCGATGGCCAGTTGACCGAGCAAAAACGCTGGCAGCGGGTCAAGCTTGCCGCCGAAGCGCGCAATTACGCCCTGGCCACCCAACTGGCCAACGGCCTCAATACGCTGGGGCCACAAGCCAGGCTGATGATCGACGTGGCGCAAAAGCCCGACATGCTGAGCCAGCCTTCACGCTTTGCTCCGGCCAGTGAGGCCATGTCTGACGCCGTAGGCCTGGGCCTGCGCCGCCTGGCCCGCCAGGACCCGGAAAAAGCCGCGTCATTGCTCGACACCTACGCAACCAATATGCATTTCTCGCGCGACGAGAAAGTCGCCATTGCACGGGAAATCGGTCTGACATTCGCCCGCCGCTACGACAGTCGCGGCCTGGACATCATGACCAAATATGACCCGGAACTGCGGGACAACACTGTTACCGAATGGCGCCTGCGCCTGCTGCTGCGCCTGGGCCGCTGGGAAGACGCCTACCAGCTGACCCGCAAACTGCCCCAGGACCTGGCAACCACCAGTCGCTGGCGCTACTGGCAGGCCCGCAGCCTTGAGCTGGCCGAACCTAAAAACCCGCAGGCGCAAGTGCTGTTCAAAAAAGTCGCCAACGAGCGTGATTTCTACGGATTCCTGGCCGCCGATCGGGCGCAGACGCCTTATCAGCTCAACAACAGACCGTTGATGCTCAGCCCGCAACTGGTCAAAAAAGTGCGCAACACGCCGGGTGTGCAACGGGCACTGGAGTTCCATGACCGCGGGCAGATCGTCGATGGCCGCCGCGAGTGGTACTACGTCAGCCGCCTGTTCAGCCGCGATGAAATGGTCGCCCAGGCCAGGCTTGCCTACGACCTGAAGTGGTATTTCCCGGCCATTCGAACCATCAGCCAGGCCCAGTACTGGGATGATCTGGATATTCGATTCCCGATGGCCCACCGCGACACCCTGGTGCGTGAAGCCAAGCTTCGCGGCCTGCATTCCAGCTGGGTGTTCGCCATTACCCGTCAGGAAAGTGCCTTTATGGATGACGCCCGCTCTGGCGTGGGCGCCAGCGGCCTGATGCAATTGATGCCAGCCACCGCCAAAGAGACAGCGAGAAAATTCAATATTCCACTGGCATCACCGCAGCAAGTGCTCAATCCGGACAAAAACATCCAGTTGGGTGCCGCTTACCTGAGCCAGGTGCATGGCCAGTTCAACGGCAACCGGGTGCTGGCTTCGGCGGCGTATAACGCAGGGCCCGGCCGAGTTCGTCAGTGGCTCAAGGGCGCCAATCATCTGGGCTTCGACGTCTGGATCGAAAGCATCCCTTTCGACGAAACCCGCCAGTATGTGCAGAACGTGCTGTCTTATTCGGTGATCTACGGGCAGAAGCTCAATGCGCCACAGCCGGTAGTGGACTGGCATGAGCGGTATTTTGATGATCAGTAA
- a CDS encoding ATP-binding cassette domain-containing protein, which translates to MTLLKFSDVSLAFGSMPLLDKVSWQIARGERVCIIGRNGTGKSSMMKLVKGDQKPDDGSVWRAPGLKIGELPQELPVADERTVFDVVAEGLDGVGELLAQYHHLSQNIVTDADLDKLMHVQQDLEARDGWRLQQLVDSTLSRLQLPADKTLAELSGGWRRRVLLAQALVSEPDLLLLDEPTNHLDIGAIAWLEEALKDFQGAVLFITHDRSFLQNLATRILELDRGGLIDWNGDYASFLVHKEATLAAEETANALFDKRLAQEEVWIRQGIKARRTRNEGRVRALKELRVERSERRERTGKANIQLDTADKSGKQVMVLENVSFAHPGGPFLLKDFSMVLQRGDRIGLLGANGTGKTTLLKLMLGGLVPTEGTVEEGTRIDVAYFDQLRHQLDLEKTVIDNVAEGRDFIDIDGQSRHVLSYLGDFLFSPQRARTPVKALSGGERARLLLAKLFSKPANLLVLDEPTNDLDVETLELLEEVLLTFKGTVLMVSHDRAFLDNVVTSTLVFQGEGKVREYVGGYQDWLRQGGSPRLLGVTESKSGKADLNSAVVEAAPAPVAAQPAPAAKKKLSYKLQRELESLPADIDAKEQAIAVVEAEMADAGFYQLPAAKTAEVIAKLETLQAELEQLVERWAELDA; encoded by the coding sequence ATGACCCTGCTCAAATTCAGCGATGTGTCCCTTGCTTTCGGCTCTATGCCGTTGTTGGACAAGGTGTCCTGGCAGATCGCCCGTGGAGAGCGGGTGTGCATCATCGGCCGCAACGGTACCGGCAAGTCCAGCATGATGAAGCTGGTCAAAGGTGATCAAAAACCCGATGACGGCTCTGTTTGGCGCGCGCCCGGCCTCAAGATTGGCGAATTGCCGCAAGAGTTGCCGGTAGCCGACGAGCGGACCGTGTTCGACGTTGTGGCCGAAGGCCTGGACGGTGTTGGCGAGTTGCTGGCCCAGTACCATCACCTGAGCCAGAACATCGTGACCGATGCTGACCTGGACAAGCTGATGCATGTTCAGCAAGACCTCGAAGCCCGTGATGGCTGGCGCTTGCAGCAATTGGTAGACAGCACCCTGAGCCGTCTGCAGTTGCCTGCCGACAAAACCCTCGCCGAATTGTCCGGTGGCTGGCGTCGCCGCGTCCTGCTAGCGCAAGCACTGGTTTCCGAACCGGACTTGCTGCTGCTCGACGAACCGACCAACCACCTGGATATCGGCGCAATCGCGTGGCTGGAAGAGGCCTTGAAGGACTTCCAGGGCGCGGTTCTGTTTATTACCCACGACCGTTCATTCCTGCAAAATCTGGCCACCCGGATTCTGGAACTGGACCGTGGCGGCCTGATCGACTGGAACGGCGACTACGCCAGCTTCCTGGTCCACAAGGAAGCCACCCTGGCTGCTGAAGAGACAGCCAACGCGCTGTTCGACAAGCGTCTGGCCCAGGAAGAAGTGTGGATCCGTCAAGGTATCAAGGCCCGTCGCACCCGTAACGAAGGCCGTGTACGCGCCCTGAAGGAGTTGCGCGTAGAGCGCAGCGAGCGTCGCGAGCGTACCGGCAAGGCCAACATCCAGCTGGATACGGCAGACAAGTCCGGCAAGCAAGTGATGGTGCTGGAAAACGTCAGCTTTGCTCACCCGGGTGGCCCGTTCCTGCTCAAGGACTTCTCGATGGTGCTCCAGCGTGGCGACCGTATCGGTCTGCTGGGTGCCAACGGTACAGGTAAAACCACGCTGCTGAAGCTGATGCTGGGCGGCCTGGTGCCGACCGAAGGCACGGTTGAGGAAGGTACACGCATCGACGTGGCTTACTTCGATCAGTTGCGTCATCAGCTGGATCTGGAAAAAACCGTGATCGATAACGTGGCTGAAGGCCGCGACTTTATCGATATCGACGGTCAGAGCCGCCATGTACTCAGCTACCTGGGTGACTTCCTGTTCAGCCCTCAGCGTGCCCGCACGCCGGTCAAGGCGCTGTCGGGTGGTGAGCGTGCGCGTCTGTTGCTGGCCAAGCTGTTCAGCAAGCCAGCCAACCTGCTGGTGCTCGATGAGCCTACCAACGACCTGGACGTTGAAACCCTGGAGCTGCTCGAAGAGGTCTTGCTGACCTTCAAGGGCACCGTGCTGATGGTCAGTCACGACCGGGCATTCCTCGACAACGTGGTCACCAGTACCCTGGTTTTCCAGGGCGAAGGCAAGGTTCGCGAGTACGTGGGCGGTTATCAGGACTGGCTGCGCCAGGGCGGTTCGCCGCGTCTGCTGGGCGTGACCGAGAGCAAGTCCGGCAAGGCCGACCTGAACTCGGCCGTGGTCGAGGCTGCGCCGGCTCCTGTGGCCGCACAACCTGCTCCTGCTGCGAAAAAGAAGCTGAGCTACAAGTTGCAGCGTGAGCTGGAATCGTTGCCGGCGGATATCGACGCGAAAGAACAGGCAATTGCTGTGGTTGAAGCAGAGATGGCTGATGCGGGTTTCTATCAGTTGCCTGCTGCCAAAACTGCAGAAGTCATTGCCAAGCTTGAAACGTTGCAAGCCGAGCTTGAGCAACTGGTTGAGCGCTGGGCTGAGCTGGATGCCTGA
- a CDS encoding universal stress protein, whose product MPYEHILVAVDLTDECDPVINRASESAKANGAKLSLIHIVEPMAMAFGGDVPMDLSQLQQQQFDQAKERLERLIAKYPQLHKDYCHLNYGQPRQEIHALAKAQKCDLIVVGSHGRHGLALLLGSTANDVLHGAPCDVLAVSLKKPD is encoded by the coding sequence ATGCCCTACGAACATATTTTGGTCGCTGTCGACCTGACCGACGAATGTGACCCCGTGATCAATCGCGCCAGCGAAAGCGCCAAGGCTAACGGTGCCAAACTGTCACTGATACATATCGTCGAGCCGATGGCGATGGCGTTTGGCGGCGACGTGCCCATGGATCTCTCGCAACTGCAGCAGCAACAGTTCGATCAGGCCAAGGAGCGCCTTGAGCGGCTGATCGCCAAGTACCCGCAACTGCACAAGGATTACTGCCACCTGAACTACGGTCAGCCGCGCCAGGAAATCCATGCCTTGGCCAAAGCACAAAAATGCGACCTGATCGTGGTCGGCAGCCACGGCCGTCACGGCCTCGCCCTGTTGCTGGGCTCCACCGCCAACGACGTACTGCATGGCGCTCCGTGCGACGTACTGGCAGTCAGCCTGAAAAAACCTGACTAA